The proteins below are encoded in one region of Peribacillus muralis:
- a CDS encoding DUF4822 domain-containing protein: MNNYAKAITSIMLGFTLFLTGCNTNTKENDSEQKQEQADKKTNKEDKVTEGQEMANILSNTNWQGTKVYDKDNHDLTKENANFIGLAKYDAKSGRYEFFDAKTGESRGDKGTFFITNDGKKRILISESMNYQAVVDMEKINKDVFTYKRMGKDADGKDVEVFVEHIPYKEKELSFTDPDKQLDTTTGDIVKDVDGDKILGSTLWHGTKVLDEEGNDVTKANSNFISLAKFNDKTNEYEFFNAETGESRGDYGYFAIVHDNKIRAHVSIGDNKYGAALELTELNNKKFTYKRTGKDNDGKDMTVFVEHEPYKGDLEPKFTK; encoded by the coding sequence ATGAACAATTATGCAAAAGCAATAACATCAATAATGCTAGGATTCACATTATTCTTAACAGGCTGTAACACCAACACTAAAGAAAATGATAGTGAACAGAAGCAAGAACAAGCTGATAAGAAGACTAACAAGGAAGATAAGGTAACGGAAGGTCAGGAAATGGCTAACATTCTTAGCAACACAAATTGGCAGGGTACAAAAGTGTATGATAAAGATAATCATGATTTAACAAAAGAAAATGCAAACTTCATTGGGCTTGCAAAATATGATGCGAAGTCAGGAAGATATGAATTTTTTGATGCAAAGACAGGGGAGAGTCGTGGCGATAAAGGAACATTCTTCATCACCAATGATGGAAAGAAGAGAATATTAATTTCAGAATCAATGAATTATCAAGCAGTTGTCGACATGGAAAAAATAAATAAAGATGTGTTCACTTATAAAAGAATGGGGAAAGATGCTGATGGCAAAGATGTAGAGGTATTCGTTGAACATATTCCGTATAAAGAAAAAGAGCTGTCTTTCACTGACCCTGACAAGCAGCTGGACACTACTACAGGGGATATTGTTAAAGACGTTGATGGGGATAAGATTTTAGGTAGCACTCTTTGGCACGGAACTAAGGTGTTGGATGAAGAAGGTAACGATGTTACGAAGGCCAATTCCAATTTTATAAGCTTGGCAAAATTTAATGACAAGACTAATGAATATGAGTTTTTCAATGCTGAGACAGGAGAAAGCCGCGGGGATTATGGCTACTTTGCTATTGTACACGACAATAAAATAAGAGCCCATGTTTCAATTGGAGATAATAAATATGGCGCCGCTCTTGAGCTTACCGAACTTAATAATAAAAAATTCACCTATAAAAGAACGGGTAAAGACAATGATGGCAAGGACATGACTGTATTCGTTGAACATGAACCTTATAAAGGCGATCTTGAACCAAAATTCACTAAATGA
- a CDS encoding HAD family hydrolase — MVKAVFFDLDDTLLWDQKSVKEAFVATCEAASEKYDLHVGEFEEAVRKEARELYSSYDTYAFTQMIGINPFEGLWGDFNDDHDEFRKMAEIVPAYRNEAWTRGLKALGIDDPEFGLELAERFPAERRKKPFIYEESFQVLDELKGKYKLLLLTNGSPELQNTKLEITPELVPYFDRIVISGAFGCGKPDASIFEHALEIMDLDKDEVLMVGDNLMTDILGASRVGIKSVWINREDKERTEVHPTYEIRHLAELFPILASLED; from the coding sequence TTGGTTAAGGCAGTATTTTTTGATTTGGATGATACGTTACTTTGGGATCAGAAAAGTGTGAAAGAGGCTTTTGTCGCCACATGTGAAGCGGCTAGTGAGAAATATGATTTACATGTCGGCGAGTTTGAGGAAGCTGTCCGAAAGGAAGCACGTGAGCTTTACTCTTCTTACGATACATATGCATTTACGCAGATGATCGGAATCAACCCTTTTGAAGGATTATGGGGTGATTTTAACGACGATCATGACGAATTCAGGAAGATGGCGGAAATTGTACCGGCTTACCGAAATGAAGCTTGGACGAGGGGCTTGAAGGCCTTGGGAATCGATGACCCTGAATTCGGGCTTGAGCTGGCAGAGCGTTTTCCTGCCGAAAGGCGTAAGAAACCGTTTATCTACGAAGAGTCCTTCCAAGTACTGGATGAATTGAAAGGGAAGTACAAATTGCTTTTGCTGACGAACGGCTCTCCAGAACTGCAAAATACGAAGCTTGAAATTACACCTGAACTGGTTCCATATTTTGATAGGATCGTCATTTCAGGAGCGTTCGGGTGCGGTAAACCGGATGCGTCCATTTTTGAGCATGCTTTGGAAATCATGGATTTGGATAAAGATGAAGTATTGATGGTCGGAGATAATTTAATGACCGATATCCTCGGGGCATCAAGAGTGGGTATAAAGTCGGTCTGGATAAACCGCGAGGATAAGGAACGGACTGAGGTGCATCCAACCTATGAAATCAGGCATTTGGCGGAGTTATTCCCCATTCTTGCGAGCTTGGAGGATTGA
- a CDS encoding histidine phosphatase family protein, giving the protein MKIGLVRHFKVSHEFPTGRSVSGDDMKQWFLDYDAADIIYGSTPLGKTEWEECYCSDMPRAVKTAEHIYPGTIHFMEELREIPSPPLKGKVKLPFILWAIWIRCCSVMNKQTRMEIKIAKRRINKVLDEIFAKGERDILIVCHAALMVYLRKELIRRGFGGPKFKLASNGRLYIFER; this is encoded by the coding sequence ATGAAAATTGGATTGGTAAGGCATTTTAAGGTGTCACATGAATTCCCGACCGGGAGATCTGTGTCGGGGGATGACATGAAGCAGTGGTTTCTCGATTACGATGCTGCGGATATCATTTATGGATCGACTCCATTAGGTAAGACGGAATGGGAGGAATGCTATTGCAGTGATATGCCGAGGGCAGTCAAGACTGCGGAACATATTTATCCTGGCACGATTCACTTTATGGAGGAGCTGCGGGAAATCCCTTCCCCGCCCCTGAAAGGGAAGGTGAAGCTGCCCTTCATCCTTTGGGCCATCTGGATTCGCTGCTGCTCAGTCATGAACAAGCAAACAAGAATGGAAATTAAGATTGCAAAGCGGAGAATCAATAAAGTATTGGACGAGATATTTGCAAAGGGGGAAAGAGATATCTTGATCGTGTGTCATGCCGCACTTATGGTCTATTTAAGGAAAGAGCTGATAAGGCGGGGGTTTGGAGGTCCGAAATTCAAGCTTGCGAGCAATGGAAGGCTATATATTTTCGAAAGGTGA
- a CDS encoding sensor histidine kinase, whose protein sequence is MLKNYQYYQNKHQLIMRAFMGMISFLLLVGISVSPISWRDNPYEMTFQVILISGMIISLLFFIKTEGNFYKSLFISLITVYLYSKFWVFPDTAIMLALFALAPLIPIFLFDKIGFYIVATLNIILGPASILIISHTDLQYTYEYVALDSFGNILNFTAIQIILVFVFIGAYNRMESANAFQKEIQQAKQLSSVGQLAATIAHEIRNPITVVKGFAQLLDQEKELNETEKFYVQTMLTELEYTQVIINDYLSLAKPHTGDLQVISLNGEIQKVAELLTSFANNRNIGFRLDFHCDLQLHMNQIELKQILVNIIKNGIESMNDPGYIIVETEQERNMAKIRITDTGVGLSKDQLEALGTPFYSLKDRGTGIGLTVCYSIVQKYKGKIAVQSELHKGTSFTISLPFYGDTN, encoded by the coding sequence ATGCTAAAAAACTACCAATATTATCAAAACAAACACCAATTGATCATGAGGGCATTCATGGGCATGATATCCTTCTTACTTTTGGTAGGCATATCCGTATCACCAATCAGTTGGAGGGATAATCCTTACGAAATGACTTTCCAGGTCATTCTTATATCGGGAATGATCATTTCTTTGCTATTTTTCATTAAAACGGAGGGCAACTTCTATAAAAGCTTATTCATTTCCTTAATCACCGTTTATTTATATAGTAAATTCTGGGTATTCCCGGATACGGCAATCATGCTAGCATTATTTGCATTAGCGCCCTTGATCCCGATCTTTCTCTTCGATAAAATCGGGTTTTATATTGTCGCAACGTTAAATATCATATTAGGTCCTGCTTCCATCCTGATCATTTCGCATACAGATCTTCAATATACTTATGAATATGTCGCTTTGGATAGCTTTGGAAATATATTGAATTTCACCGCCATCCAAATCATATTGGTATTTGTATTCATAGGAGCCTATAATCGAATGGAATCGGCAAATGCCTTTCAGAAGGAAATTCAGCAGGCCAAGCAATTAAGTTCAGTTGGCCAGCTTGCTGCGACCATTGCGCATGAGATTAGAAATCCCATAACAGTCGTGAAAGGATTTGCCCAATTATTGGATCAAGAGAAGGAACTGAATGAAACGGAAAAATTCTATGTTCAAACCATGCTTACTGAACTTGAATATACACAGGTGATCATCAATGACTATTTATCCTTGGCAAAGCCCCATACGGGTGATCTACAGGTCATTAGCTTAAATGGTGAAATCCAAAAGGTGGCCGAACTATTAACCAGTTTTGCCAATAATCGAAATATAGGCTTCCGGCTTGATTTTCATTGTGACCTGCAATTACATATGAATCAGATCGAGCTTAAACAAATATTGGTCAATATCATAAAAAACGGAATTGAATCAATGAACGATCCCGGATACATCATTGTCGAAACAGAGCAGGAACGCAATATGGCAAAAATACGAATAACGGATACAGGCGTCGGTCTTTCCAAAGATCAGCTGGAAGCACTCGGGACTCCGTTTTATTCACTTAAAGATAGGGGAACCGGCATCGGGTTGACCGTTTGTTATTCAATCGTTCAAAAATACAAAGGGAAAATCGCCGTCCAAAGCGAATTGCACAAAGGGACTTCCTTCACGATCTCTTTGCCTTTTTATGGCGACACCAACTGA
- a CDS encoding ABC transporter ATP-binding protein yields the protein MESTLEINHVSKTFKNDQESILVLKDLYMTVNNGEFVTIIGPSGCGKSTLLKLIAGLDLDFDGTIIVGKNPVSGPSKNRGFIFQEHRLFPWLNVEKNISGNLSLKNPEIRKRVDDLISLVKLKGFERVYPRQLSGGMSQRVAIARALLRNPEVLLLDEPFGALDAFTRTHLQEALLEIWERNKTTMVLVTHDIDESLFLSNKVVVMDAKPGRIKAIVPIDLPYPRSRTSKSFQELRSHILNLLDHHPQDKEDWCF from the coding sequence TTGGAATCCACGTTAGAAATCAATCACGTAAGTAAAACCTTCAAGAATGATCAGGAAAGCATACTTGTTTTGAAAGATTTGTATATGACCGTCAATAATGGTGAATTCGTTACCATCATCGGACCTAGCGGCTGCGGGAAGAGCACGTTATTAAAATTGATTGCAGGTCTTGATTTAGACTTTGATGGCACGATCATTGTGGGGAAAAATCCGGTTAGCGGCCCTTCCAAAAACCGTGGATTCATTTTTCAGGAGCATCGGTTATTTCCATGGCTTAACGTGGAGAAGAATATTTCAGGTAACCTTTCATTAAAGAATCCGGAGATACGCAAAAGGGTGGACGATTTAATATCGCTTGTTAAGCTTAAAGGATTTGAACGGGTGTATCCGCGCCAATTATCCGGCGGGATGTCCCAGCGTGTGGCCATTGCCAGGGCACTGTTGCGCAATCCCGAAGTTTTGTTGCTGGATGAGCCATTCGGTGCATTGGATGCATTCACCCGAACACATCTTCAGGAAGCCTTACTAGAGATATGGGAAAGGAACAAGACGACGATGGTGCTCGTCACCCATGATATAGATGAATCGCTTTTTTTATCGAATAAGGTAGTCGTCATGGACGCCAAGCCAGGCAGGATCAAGGCAATCGTTCCCATTGATTTACCATATCCAAGATCGAGAACCAGCAAGTCTTTTCAGGAATTGAGGTCCCATATTTTAAACCTTCTGGATCATCATCCTCAAGATAAGGAAGATTGGTGCTTTTAA
- a CDS encoding cytochrome c oxidase assembly protein: MHSDGHLHDGGTWFEPMLLVSIAFFIVIYIGAAAYSGRRFKKWPASRTLFWILGVMSGASALVGPIADRAHMDFTVHMVGHLLLGMIAPIFLVLAAPITLALRTLDVQSARRLSGILKSWPLRILSNPISASILNIGGLWVLYATGLYGAMQHHIILHALVHFHVFAAGYLFTASMIYIDPVPHPLSFKFRMIVFALSLAGHDILSKYIYAHPPSGVLKEQAESGGMLMYYAGDAVDLVLILILCYQWFKATRPRESLAV, from the coding sequence ATGCACAGTGATGGACATCTTCATGATGGTGGTACGTGGTTTGAGCCGATGTTATTGGTATCCATCGCGTTTTTTATCGTAATATATATAGGAGCTGCTGCATATTCGGGACGCCGATTTAAAAAATGGCCCGCATCCCGCACGTTATTCTGGATTCTTGGCGTCATGAGCGGAGCCTCAGCATTAGTCGGCCCCATAGCCGACCGGGCGCATATGGACTTTACGGTACACATGGTCGGCCATTTATTGCTTGGAATGATCGCACCCATTTTCTTGGTACTAGCAGCCCCCATCACCCTTGCCCTGAGGACGCTTGATGTCCAATCAGCCCGCCGCCTATCGGGAATTTTGAAAAGCTGGCCATTGCGGATTTTAAGCAATCCCATCTCTGCCTCCATTCTCAATATTGGCGGGCTATGGGTTCTCTATGCAACCGGACTGTATGGAGCAATGCAGCACCACATCATTTTACATGCATTGGTGCATTTTCATGTATTCGCAGCAGGGTATCTATTCACTGCCTCGATGATTTACATCGATCCTGTGCCTCACCCGCTCAGCTTCAAGTTCAGGATGATCGTGTTCGCCCTTTCATTGGCAGGACATGATATCCTTTCTAAATACATATATGCCCATCCACCAAGCGGAGTCTTGAAGGAACAGGCGGAGAGTGGCGGAATGTTAATGTACTATGCTGGTGATGCCGTTGACCTAGTACTTATCCTCATCCTTTGCTACCAATGGTTCAAAGCCACCCGTCCGAGGGAATCACTTGCCGTTTAG
- a CDS encoding glycerophosphodiester phosphodiesterase: MKKSMKRAGLSMIGAAFILQAVSMSASAAHENHSNSPIYEKKIVNIAHRGASGYAPEHTISAYQLGEGMKGDYIEIDLQMTKDGRLIAMHDERVDRTTNGTGLVKDLTLGEIKKLDAGSWFNEKYPQLAKKKYEGLVVPTLEEVFKKFGRQSNYYIETKSPEVYPGMEEALLKVLKDYKMVDSKGYTKNVLIQSFSRDSLLKVHDLNPKLPLVQLFSYKNQATITENELQSIKRYAVGVGPNFNMVDRKYVKMVRTHGLQFHPYTVNERADMKKALEWGATGVFTNYPDVFNEVLREYKHNHGLNKELR, translated from the coding sequence ATGAAAAAGAGCATGAAAAGAGCAGGTTTAAGTATGATAGGTGCAGCCTTTATATTGCAGGCTGTTTCTATGAGTGCTTCGGCCGCACATGAAAATCATTCAAATTCACCTATTTATGAGAAGAAAATTGTGAATATTGCACATCGGGGAGCCTCTGGTTATGCCCCTGAACATACGATATCCGCCTACCAATTAGGAGAAGGAATGAAGGGTGATTACATAGAAATCGATCTTCAGATGACAAAGGATGGAAGATTGATAGCGATGCATGATGAACGGGTGGATCGCACGACGAATGGTACTGGCCTTGTAAAGGATTTAACGCTGGGAGAAATCAAAAAACTGGATGCGGGTTCATGGTTTAATGAAAAATATCCACAATTGGCAAAAAAGAAATATGAAGGGTTGGTGGTTCCCACTCTGGAAGAAGTCTTTAAGAAATTCGGCAGACAGTCCAATTACTATATTGAAACAAAGTCCCCAGAAGTATATCCGGGAATGGAAGAAGCACTCCTGAAGGTTTTGAAAGATTATAAAATGGTAGATTCAAAGGGCTATACCAAAAATGTCCTCATCCAATCGTTCAGCAGGGATAGTCTTTTAAAGGTTCATGACCTGAATCCAAAGTTACCTCTAGTGCAGCTTTTTTCTTATAAGAATCAAGCGACCATTACTGAAAATGAATTGCAATCCATTAAGCGATATGCCGTTGGAGTGGGTCCAAACTTCAATATGGTTGATAGGAAATATGTGAAAATGGTCAGAACTCATGGCCTGCAATTTCATCCTTATACAGTCAATGAAAGGGCTGATATGAAGAAAGCATTGGAGTGGGGGGCAACTGGGGTATTTACGAATTATCCGGATGTGTTTAACGAGGTCTTAAGAGAGTATAAACATAATCATGGCCTTAACAAGGAGCTGCGATGA
- a CDS encoding zinc-dependent alcohol dehydrogenase — protein MKAVTFQGAKDIQVKKVEDPKLQQKDDIVVRVTSTAICGSDLHIYQGALPTHKDYVIGHEPMGIVEEVGPEVTKVKKGDRVVLPFNISCGHCYYCEHDMESQCDNSNPNEAVDTGGYFGFTERYGNYPGGQAEYLRVPYGNFMPFVIPESCELEDEALLFMSDVLPTAYWSVENAGVKKGDTVAILGCGPIGLMAQKFAWMKGAKRVIAIDNLPYRLNRAKQMNKVEIYNFDEYNDMGGYIKEITSGGADVVIDCVGMDGKKSTIEAIEQKLKLQGGTLSAIEIAIKAVRKFGTLQLTGVYGSKYNMFPLGDLFERNINIKMGQAPVIHYMPMLFEKITAGEFDPTEIISHRVPLEKAGEAYQIFNDHEDECIKVVLKP, from the coding sequence ATGAAGGCGGTTACTTTTCAAGGGGCAAAAGATATACAGGTAAAGAAAGTTGAGGATCCAAAGCTTCAGCAGAAGGATGATATCGTCGTAAGAGTTACTTCAACGGCAATCTGCGGTTCCGATCTCCATATCTATCAGGGTGCTTTGCCGACGCATAAAGATTATGTCATTGGTCATGAGCCGATGGGCATCGTCGAAGAAGTGGGACCCGAAGTAACGAAGGTGAAAAAAGGGGATAGAGTTGTCCTGCCTTTCAATATTTCATGTGGGCATTGTTATTATTGTGAGCATGATATGGAGAGTCAATGTGATAATTCCAATCCAAATGAAGCGGTGGATACAGGGGGATACTTTGGTTTTACTGAACGTTATGGAAACTATCCTGGTGGGCAGGCGGAATATTTAAGGGTTCCATATGGAAACTTCATGCCTTTTGTAATCCCTGAGTCTTGTGAGCTGGAAGATGAGGCGCTTCTGTTCATGTCCGATGTCCTGCCGACCGCATATTGGAGTGTAGAGAATGCCGGCGTGAAAAAAGGGGATACGGTAGCGATACTCGGATGTGGGCCGATTGGCTTGATGGCCCAGAAGTTCGCCTGGATGAAAGGCGCAAAGCGAGTCATTGCCATCGACAATCTTCCTTATAGGCTCAATAGGGCCAAACAGATGAATAAGGTGGAGATATATAACTTCGATGAATATAACGATATGGGCGGCTATATTAAGGAAATCACTTCAGGCGGGGCCGATGTCGTCATTGATTGTGTCGGGATGGATGGTAAGAAATCGACGATTGAGGCAATCGAACAAAAGCTGAAGCTCCAAGGGGGAACGCTGAGTGCAATCGAGATTGCGATTAAAGCTGTTCGCAAATTCGGCACGCTACAGCTGACTGGAGTGTATGGATCGAAGTACAATATGTTCCCACTAGGCGATTTATTTGAACGGAATATTAACATTAAAATGGGACAAGCACCGGTCATTCATTATATGCCGATGCTTTTTGAAAAAATTACGGCTGGAGAGTTTGACCCTACTGAAATCATATCCCATCGAGTTCCTCTCGAAAAAGCGGGAGAAGCTTATCAAATCTTTAACGATCATGAAGACGAGTGCATTAAAGTGGTGTTAAAGCCATAA
- a CDS encoding ABC transporter permease → MSTSTQTMAQNKQLVMREKNKQSKIAKSAVRGSTLPLVVLIAWQTLGSAGILPAQLFSSPSLIVTAFIDLVRSGEMASHLQISLIRALLGFALGGFLGLLIGVIVGMQKKSEEYLNPSIQMLRTVPLLAITPLFIMWFGFGELSKVLLIALGAFFPLYLQTFLGLRNVDKKLYDVARIMEYSRLEQITKLMIPAALPNILLGVRLALSSAWMCLVVAELLGADRGVGFMIQDARSFMQTDIVFVGIIIFALAGKISDSLVRFLENHLLKWQDSFKA, encoded by the coding sequence ATGTCTACATCTACACAGACCATGGCTCAAAACAAACAGCTTGTCATGAGGGAAAAGAATAAACAATCCAAAATCGCCAAATCTGCAGTACGGGGTTCAACCCTGCCCTTAGTAGTATTGATAGCCTGGCAAACATTAGGTTCAGCTGGAATCCTGCCAGCACAATTATTCTCATCACCATCCTTGATCGTCACGGCTTTCATTGATCTCGTCCGATCAGGGGAAATGGCGAGCCATTTACAAATCAGCTTAATCCGGGCGCTTCTTGGCTTTGCATTAGGTGGTTTTCTAGGGCTGCTCATCGGTGTCATTGTTGGCATGCAAAAAAAATCCGAGGAATATTTAAACCCAAGCATTCAAATGTTGCGAACGGTTCCTTTACTTGCAATCACACCTTTATTCATCATGTGGTTCGGATTTGGTGAACTATCCAAAGTACTGCTTATTGCATTAGGCGCTTTTTTCCCTTTATATCTACAAACTTTTTTAGGTCTGCGGAATGTGGATAAAAAGCTATATGATGTGGCACGAATCATGGAGTATAGCCGTTTGGAACAGATAACGAAGCTCATGATCCCGGCAGCCTTACCCAATATATTGCTAGGGGTTCGCTTAGCATTAAGCTCCGCATGGATGTGCTTGGTCGTCGCTGAATTATTGGGAGCGGACAGAGGAGTGGGCTTCATGATCCAGGATGCCCGCTCATTCATGCAAACCGACATTGTATTCGTCGGCATCATCATTTTTGCCCTGGCTGGTAAAATCTCAGACTCACTTGTTCGCTTTTTGGAAAATCATTTACTGAAATGGCAGGATAGCTTCAAAGCATAA
- the thiC gene encoding phosphomethylpyrimidine synthase ThiC has protein sequence MMGNSVNDLNVSIMSSFAGSKKVYVEGSRLDIKVPMREIKLSPTTGTFGEEENPPLRVYDTSGPYTDTGYPVDIHKGLDPIRRSWVLEREDVEAYEGREIKPEDNGYKKTGSKSNADIFPGLKRKPLRAREGRNVTQLHYARKGLITPEMEFISIRENVDPEFVREEVASGRAIIPANINHPESEPMIIGRNFHVKINANIGNSAVSSSIEAEVEKMTWATRWGADNIMDLSTGKNIHTTREWIIRNSPVPVGTVPIYQALEKVNGIAEDLNWEVFRDTLIEQAEQGVDYFTIHAGVLLRYIPLTAKRVTGIVSRGGSIMAQWCLAHHTESFLYTHFEEICKIMKTYDISFSLGDGLRPGSIADANDEAQFAELETLGELTKLAWKHDVQVMVEGPGHVPMHLIKENMDKQLEVCQEAPFYTLGPLTTDIAPGYDHITSAIGAAMIGWFGTAMLCYVTPKEHLGLPNKEDVRIGVITYKIAAHAADLAKGHPHARKRDDALSKARFEFRWRDQFNLSLDPERAVEYHDETLPAEGAKTAHFCSMCGPKFCSMRISQDIRDLAKEKGLGFETVIGEGLKEKANEFRKTDGTIYQ, from the coding sequence ATGATGGGTAATTCAGTAAACGATTTGAACGTTTCGATTATGTCCAGTTTTGCAGGAAGTAAAAAGGTGTATGTAGAGGGATCTAGACTTGATATTAAAGTTCCTATGCGCGAAATTAAGCTAAGTCCGACTACCGGGACCTTCGGTGAGGAGGAGAATCCGCCTTTACGGGTTTATGACACGAGCGGCCCCTATACGGATACAGGATATCCGGTGGATATTCATAAAGGACTCGACCCGATTAGACGCAGCTGGGTCCTGGAGCGTGAAGACGTTGAGGCATATGAAGGACGGGAAATAAAACCCGAGGATAACGGATACAAAAAAACAGGGTCAAAGTCCAATGCGGATATCTTTCCGGGATTGAAAAGGAAACCGTTACGGGCGAGGGAGGGTAGAAATGTAACCCAGCTTCATTATGCACGAAAAGGACTGATCACCCCTGAAATGGAGTTCATTTCAATTAGGGAAAATGTCGATCCCGAGTTCGTGAGAGAAGAGGTAGCGAGCGGAAGGGCGATCATTCCGGCAAATATTAACCATCCTGAAAGTGAGCCGATGATCATCGGGCGTAATTTTCACGTGAAAATAAATGCGAATATTGGAAACTCGGCCGTCAGTTCATCGATTGAAGCCGAGGTGGAGAAAATGACTTGGGCTACACGGTGGGGAGCAGACAACATCATGGACCTTTCCACAGGTAAGAATATCCATACGACACGGGAATGGATAATCAGGAATTCCCCTGTGCCAGTTGGAACGGTCCCGATTTATCAAGCTTTGGAAAAAGTGAATGGAATTGCAGAAGATTTAAATTGGGAGGTCTTTCGGGACACGTTAATCGAGCAGGCTGAGCAGGGTGTCGATTACTTCACGATACATGCTGGTGTGCTTTTGCGGTATATCCCCCTCACAGCAAAGCGGGTTACGGGAATCGTATCCAGGGGAGGGTCGATCATGGCTCAATGGTGTCTGGCCCATCACACAGAAAGCTTCCTCTATACCCATTTTGAAGAGATTTGTAAAATCATGAAGACATATGATATTTCTTTCTCATTAGGAGACGGGCTTCGTCCCGGATCGATTGCAGATGCGAATGATGAAGCACAATTCGCAGAATTGGAAACATTGGGCGAGTTGACGAAGCTTGCTTGGAAGCATGATGTTCAAGTCATGGTGGAAGGTCCTGGACATGTGCCGATGCATTTGATCAAGGAAAACATGGATAAGCAGCTGGAAGTGTGTCAAGAAGCCCCATTCTATACTTTAGGACCTTTGACAACAGACATAGCTCCTGGCTACGATCACATTACTTCGGCGATTGGTGCGGCGATGATTGGCTGGTTTGGAACGGCCATGCTCTGTTACGTAACACCGAAAGAGCATCTCGGCCTTCCGAACAAGGAAGATGTTCGAATCGGTGTCATTACCTACAAAATTGCCGCTCACGCAGCTGATCTTGCAAAAGGCCATCCGCATGCACGAAAACGTGATGATGCCCTCTCCAAGGCTAGATTCGAATTTCGGTGGAGAGATCAATTCAACCTTTCCCTCGACCCTGAAAGAGCTGTCGAATATCATGATGAAACTCTGCCGGCCGAAGGCGCCAAAACGGCACATTTCTGCTCCATGTGCGGACCTAAATTCTGCAGTATGAGAATTTCTCAGGACATACGTGATTTAGCGAAAGAAAAGGGACTCGGTTTTGAGACCGTAATCGGAGAGGGACTAAAAGAAAAAGCGAATGAGTTCAGGAAAACGGATGGAACCATCTATCAATGA
- a CDS encoding nucleoside deaminase, which translates to MDKFMERAVELAVENVREGGQPFGAVLVRDNKCVAEGVNELHKRYDSSGHAELLAIRRAQEQFQTNDLSGYTMYASGEPCPMCLTAMYFAGINKVFYCASVENAEEVGLGKSKSIYEDLQKTKAERSLKMIQMPLTEGQCNPMKLWKEKS; encoded by the coding sequence ATGGATAAATTCATGGAACGAGCAGTAGAATTAGCGGTGGAAAATGTTCGTGAAGGTGGTCAACCCTTCGGTGCAGTACTTGTGAGGGATAACAAGTGTGTAGCTGAAGGCGTTAATGAACTGCACAAAAGGTATGATAGTAGTGGTCATGCGGAATTACTGGCTATCCGGCGCGCGCAAGAGCAATTCCAAACGAACGATCTATCCGGTTATACCATGTATGCAAGTGGGGAGCCTTGTCCGATGTGTCTGACAGCAATGTACTTTGCTGGAATCAATAAGGTTTTTTATTGTGCTTCAGTTGAGAATGCGGAAGAAGTGGGTTTAGGGAAATCTAAAAGTATATATGAGGATTTGCAAAAGACAAAGGCAGAACGCTCACTTAAGATGATACAAATGCCTTTAACTGAAGGTCAATGCAATCCAATGAAGCTTTGGAAGGAGAAATCGTAG
- a CDS encoding carboxymuconolactone decarboxylase family protein yields the protein MEFEARNSTENALHDYKAGIGVFTEKMPDLAEKFNSFTEECFKEGQLTKKEKQLIALGISLYSQDEYCIIYHTKGCLDQGCSEQEILEAIGVTAAFGGGATMSQAVTLIQECIQEINQMKQ from the coding sequence ATGGAATTTGAAGCAAGGAATTCTACTGAAAATGCTCTTCATGATTATAAGGCTGGAATTGGTGTTTTTACGGAGAAAATGCCCGATCTTGCCGAGAAATTCAATTCCTTTACGGAAGAGTGCTTTAAAGAAGGTCAATTGACCAAGAAGGAAAAACAGCTTATTGCATTGGGAATCAGTCTTTACTCACAAGACGAATACTGCATCATCTACCATACTAAAGGATGCCTGGATCAAGGCTGTTCGGAACAGGAAATCCTTGAAGCCATTGGGGTGACAGCGGCATTCGGAGGAGGCGCGACCATGAGCCAGGCAGTGACCCTCATCCAGGAGTGCATACAGGAAATCAATCAGATGAAACAATAA